The Thermacetogenium phaeum DSM 12270 genome segment TTCTCATGTTAAGTCGTGGAATATGGTGCAGGCCTCTGTGGGGCAGGCAGCGATAAACTCGGCATTTAATGTCTATGACAATCTGGCGGCTATTACAGGTCTGGATGCCAGAAAGCTGGGGAGCAATGATGATAACAACGCCTTCAGGCAGTTCCTTCCGGAATTGAAGGGCAAGAAGGTTGCGGTCATCGGGCATTTTCCGCACATTGATTTCCTGAATGATGTATGCCATCTCTCGATTTTGGAAAGAAAGCCGCAGGGCAGCGACTATCCGGATCCGGCGTGTGAGTACATTCTTCCGTATCAGGACTTTGTTTTTATAACTGGCACTGCTTTCACCAACAAAACCATGCCAAGGCTACTTGAGCTTTCGAAAAATGCCAAGGTTGTCGTCGTTGGTCCCAGCGTTCCGATAACGCCGATTCTTTTTAAATATGGTGTAGATGCGATTGCGGGGATGATCGTTAGAGATGAGGCAGTATTTTGGAAGTGTGCTCAAGAAGGGGGTAAAATGAACATTTTCAAGCAGGGTGGACAAATGGTATGCATACGCAGTTAGTTCACAGAAGTGCAGTTTGCCCACGCCGCCTGAAGGCTTCCGCGAAGCTCATACTTGCCTTGTTGCTCGTAACAGTCTTTGTTTTTTCAATTGTTGTCGGGCGGTATCCGATAACTATACCCGAGCTGTTGTCGACAGTATATTCTTACTTTTTTGGCAGTAGCATGGGGCACTCGGAGAACCTGGAAACCGTGATATTTAACGTCAGATTGCCGCGGGTTATAACGGCAATGGTGGTAGGGGCTGCTCTTTCGATAGCCGGAGCTTCATACCAGGGTATGTTCAAAAATCCGCTTGTGTCTCCGGATATCCTGGGGGCATCTGCTGGTGCCGGATTTGGTGCCGCTTTAGCCATTTTGTTTTCATTATCAGTGTTTATGATCCAGCTTAGTGCATTTGTATGGGGAGCGTTAGCTGTAATGCTGGTGTATTTAATAAATACAAAGCTTATAAATACAAAGCTCAACTATGAGCCTACGCTGGGTCTGGTCTTAAGCGGCATACTTATCAGTTCACTTTTTTCTTCTGGTACCGCTGCAATTAAGTATATTGCTGATGCAAATGATAAATTGCCCGAAATCACCTTTTGGTTGATGGGTAGTTTGTCAGCTGTAGATAAAAGAGACCTCTTAAATATTATATTTCCGATGGTTGCAGGGTTTTTGCTGCTCTTTCTTGTCAGGTGGCGCATAAATATTCTTGCCTTTGGCGAAGAGGAGGCACGTGCTTTAGGAATTAACACGCAAAGGTTGAGAATGATTATTATATTGGGCTCTACCTTAATAACTGCTGCTTCTGTTTCGGTATCTGGCATGATCGGATGGGTCGGTCTGGTTATTCCCCATCTGGCTCGAGCTGTTGCAGGCCCTAACTATGAAACGCTTATTCCGGTGACGTTTATTATAGGGGCTTCTTATCTCTTGTTGGTTGACGATCTGGCTCGCTGTCTGGGCGCTGTAGAAGTGCCGTTGGGAATATTAACATCATTATTAGGAGTTCCTGTATTTCTAATAGTTCTTAGAAAAAACATAGCGGGGTGGAGGTAATGCTGGAGGTAAGAAATATAAATTATCGTTACGGAAGAAATGAGGTGCTTCACAATGTTTCTTTTAAAGTTGAACAGGGCGAGTTTGTATGCGTCCTAGGGCCAAATGGTTCAGGAAAGACTACGCTTCTTAAAAATATACTCGGCCTGCTAACTCCCGATACCGGTACCGTTCTTATAGAGGGAGAGGATGTCCGGAAAATGCCCCCCTCAAAGCTGGCAAAGATAATTGGGTATATTCCTCAAGCGCATACGCCGCCCTTTCCCTTTCGGGTTTTCGATGTTGTTCTCATGGGTAGAGCACCCTATCTGACGAGCCTATCCGTACCAAGTGATGAGGATGAAAGAATAGCGTATGAATCGCTGGAAGAGCTCAACATCACGCGGCTGAAAGACAAACCTTATACCGAAATAAGCGGCGGAGAGAGGCAGCTTGTCCTTATTGCGAGGGCTTTAGCGCAAAAGCCCAAGATTCTTGTCATGGATGAGCCTGCTGCCAGCCTTGATTTCGGAAACCAGAGCTTATTTCTTGAATATATGCGAACTATTTGCGATAAAGGCATGAGCATTCTGATGGTGACCCATGATCCCCATCATGCGCTTTTTTGCGCTGATAAGGTGGTAATGCTGAAAAACGGAAGAATTGTGAAGATGGGACCTCCCCAAACAACGATTGAAGGAGACACGATGAGGGAGATCTATAGAACAGATGTAAGAGTGGCCAGAATCAAGCTCTCCGAGAAGAGAACGATAACTGTCTGCGTGCCCGTACCCAGTCTTTTGAAGACCTGCTAAAATACACCTGTTTCGATTGGAGGGATAGAAGTGATCCGCTTGAACAGAATTAAGAATTTTATGGTAACAGCCTTGGTGTTTGTTCTGTTGTGTTCGCTGGTAACTGGTTGCGGTTCCAGAGAGATAAGCGAGAAGAATACCGGAAGTGTAGAGACCTCCCAACAGCGGTCTGGGGAGAGGGTGATAACCGACCATGCTGGAAGAACTGTGAAAATTCCGGCAGAGGTAGATAAGGTTTATTTCACAAGCCCTATCGCTCAAATTATGGTGTATACCCTCGCACCCGAGAAGATGGCTGGGTGGACAATGCAGCTGACGGATAAGATGAAAAAGTATATCCCTCCCCAATACCAGGAGCTGCCGTATCTCGGTGGTCAGCAAATGAGCGCAAAGCTAAATATCGAAGAAATACTGAGGGTAAAACCTGATGTCATATTTTCAGTAGGACCCGACCCCATCAGCGATACAACTAAAAGCGAGGCCGACAAACTCCAGCAGCAGCTAAACATTCCGGTAGTTGTTGTGGACGGGGATATAAATAGTACTGAAAAGGCATATGCATTTTTGGGACAGATTCTGGGAGTTGAGGATAGGGCAAAAAAACTTATAGATTATTGTAACCGGACAATGAAGGATGTTGTCGAAAAGACCAAATCCATACCCAAAGAAAAAAGAGTGAGGGTATATTATGCCGAAGGCCCCGAAGGACTTGCCACTGAACCCAAGGGATCAAGCCACGCCATACTGCTGGATATCGTGAATGCTGAAAATGTTGCTGAAGTTCAGCAAAAAGGTGGGAGCGGAATGAGCAATGTGTCTTTGGAACAGGTTTTGAAATGGAACCCCGATGTAATTCTGACATGGAGTACCGACCGTGGAGGTGCCTGTAACAAAATACTTACGAGTCCCGACTGGAAGAATATTAAAGCAGTAAAAAACGGAAAAGTATATGAAATACCCAATTATCCTTTTAACTGGTTTGACCGGCCGCCTTCAGTGAACAGGTTCCTGGGTCTGAAATGGCTTGCTGCCATTTTGTATCCGGATGTTTATCAGGTGAACCTTGTAAAAGAGGTTAAAGAATTTTATAAGCTTTTCTATCATGTGGATTTAACAGATGATGATGTCAAAGAGCTCCTTAAGGATGCCGGATTCTGATTTGACTGCAGACCACCCATGCCGCTAGCGGCGGCACCAACAGAGCATGAAAATACCCGACGGGTCTACCGGCGAGCGACCTATGGAAGGCCGGGTAACAGGACAGGCGAAGCGAGGATGACAGGTCGGGATGCGAGTACAGACACCTGAAGAGTTTCGATGGAATGGATTCGCTGCGAGGCCAAACGCTGCAATTGGCAGAAGCAATTCGCAACTTGTTACGCAGCATTCCAGAGCTGTCCCGAAGCGAGCCGTAGTCCTGTCCGGCCTGGAATCGGGAGTCGAGCGGTAGACCGGCGGGTGAACTTGACGTATTTTCAGGGCAGATTGCTTAGTTGAAAATTGAAGGAGGAGAAATGAGATGGAGGATCTTTATGGAAGAAGAATCGATTACCTGCGTGTCTCGGTAACCGACCGCTGCAACCTGAGGTGCATCTACTGCATGCCGCCGGAAGGGGTAAAGCCCAAGGAACATAACGATATCATTCGTTTCGAAGAGATCTTAGTAGCAGCGGAGGTGGCTCTGGAGCTGGGTATTAACCGCTTCCGGTTGACAGGTGGCGAGCCCTTAGTCAGAAAGGGGATTATCCCGTTCATCGGCGCTTTATCTATGCTGCCCGGAATAGAAGATGTATCTCTTACCACTAACGGAATTTTGCTTTCCCAAATGGCTGGACAGTTAAAGGAGGCGGGGATCCGACGGATCAACATTAGCCTTGATACCATGAACCAAAAGACTTATCGGGAGCTTACCAGAGGGGGAGACTTAAGGGCTGTCTGGGAGGGGATAGAGAAAGCCCTGGAAATCGGATTTGATCCTGTAAAGATCAACATAGTAGCCCTAAGGGGTATAAACGACGAAGAGTGGGTGGATTTTGCCCGCCTCACTATGGACAAGCCTTTACACATTCGCTTCATCGAGCTCATGCCCATCGGCGCAGGCTGGCAAATGGCGAGAGAGAACTACGCCTCCTGCCGGCAGGTTAGGGGGGTGATAGAAAGAGAGCTGGGCGAACTCACCCCGGTCATTGACGTCGAGGGAAACGGCCCTGCCGAATATCAGCGATTGCCGGGAGCGGTTGGTACGATCGGCTTCATCCATGCCGTCAGCGAGCACTTCTGCGGGAGCTGCAACAGACTGCGCCTTACAGCAGATGGTAAACTGCGGCCCTGCCTTTTTGACCGAAGGGAGATCGACCTGAAAGGAGCAATCCGGAGAGGAGCGGGCGGAGAAGAACTGCAACGGCTATTTAGAAAGGCCGTGCAACTTAAGGCGGCAAACTACCAGATGGCTGCGCGAGCTGGCAAAGGTGGGCGGTCGATGGTCCAAATAGGGGGATAAATCACGAAACGCATGAGCAGGGGGATTTTAAACGATGAGTTTTTTAAATGAAATTAAGCAACGCTTTGTTGAACATCTGAGGAACGAGGGTGTATCACTAAATGAAGTTGCCGAAGTGATAAGCTCGCGACCTTTAACTCCAGAGGAAGCTATCGGGAGACCGGAACGAGACGATTTTCCTCTTCTGAAAGGGAAGGAATTTATGATCGAGGCGAGATTCAGGGGGTGCAGCGGTCAGGCCTTTACCGATATGCCGAGGAGCTTTACCGCAACGCTCGGAGAAATACTATCTCTGTCAACTGACCGCAACGATCACAGAGCAATCTTGATAGCGTCCTTGAATGCGGTGATGAGGTATTTAAACCGAATAGAAAAAACGATCCACTGCCGCGATGAAGAACCGCGGTTGTGTGCTGAACGGTTGGTTGAGTACGTGTGGACACGATTTGGGAACCCGCGGATAGCATTTATCGGCTTACAACCGGCTATGGTTTCTGCCTTGGCGAAACATTTCAGGCTTAGGGTCACCGATTTAGATCCGGAGAACGTAGGTCAAGTAAAGGGTGGGGTGAAGATAGAAGACGTTAGCGCTACCCGGGAGGTGCTCGAGTGGAGTGACGTTGTGTTGGCTACAGGAACGACAGCCGTAAATGACACATTGTCCTCGATAGTGGGTAGCGAGAAGCCGGTAGTTTTTTACGGTGTTACCATTAGCAGCATAGCCTATTTAGCTGGGTTGGAAAGGTTCTGTCCGTTTGGTCATTAAACAAAAGGGCCTATAAGGAGGCAGCGAGGGAAAATGAGAACGGCAAATTTAATCCGTAAAACCGGATTTCTGTTTACAGTAATACTGGTTGGAGTGCTATTCGTCTCGGGGTGCAGCGGTAAGACGGCGGCGGAAATGAAACCCCGAGAACCAAAGTCTCTCTTAGTATACTGCAGCGCGGGATTAAAGGATCCGGTGGAAGAGATCTGCCAGGCCTTTAAAAGTCACTACGAGGGGCTTGACATCAATTACAGCATCGCTGGTTCAGCCCAGCTTAATAGCCAGATCCTGTTAACGCAGAAAGGCGATGTTTACGCAGTCAGCGATGAAGAGGAACTAAAGCCGCTGCAGGACAAAGGATTGGTAGCGTGGGAGAGAAGTTTAGTCTACCATACACCTGTTTTGGCAGTACCTAAGGGGAATCCTGGCGGTATTAACAAGTTATCAGATCTGACAAGGCAAGGAGTACGTGTAGCTCTGGGGGACGCTGGTGCGGTGCCAATTGGTAAAATAGCGGACAAAATGTTGGAGGAAAACGGAATTTTGGAAGCGGTAAATAAGAACGTGGTTGTAAGGACGGCAACAGTAAATGAGTTGCTGGTTTACTTAAGCTCGCGGCAGGTTGATGCAGCTATTGTTTGGGAAGAAAACTGCAGGAGCGCCAAAGGTACAGTTGAGGTAATCAAAATCCCCGAGCTGGAAGAGTACGTCAAAATAACGAAGGCTGTTGTGCTCAGCTGCTCACAGGAGAACGAACTTGCAAGAGAGCTTGCCGAATTTATGGGTTCGCCTCAAGCAATGGAGATCTGGGAAAAGTATGGTTACAGACCGGTCGCCAGCTAGGAGGTGGCGCCGTGAGGGACCAATTGACCAAATTCTTTAACTTCGTGATTACAGGTGCTTTGCTGTGTTTGATAGTGGTTTCCGTGGGAGCGGTGCTGATAAGGGGATTGCCGCAGCTCATCGATCACACGAGAAATTCCGAACTGCTATTTGCGCTTAAGCTCAGCCTTTTGACGTCAGTGGTGTCTACTTTTATGTGTTTATTGGTAGCCATACCAGTTGCATATACACTTACACGCTACCGATTTCCGGGTCAGGGAGTAATAGCCAGTATCATCAGAATTCCCTTAACTATGCCTCCTATTGTTAGTGGGGTTTGCCTTCTGCTTTTTTTGGGAACAACGGTCTTCGGAGAGGCTCTATCTCGAATAGGAATAAATTTTATTTTCACCGTCCCTGGCATAATTATGGCCCAGTTCTTTGTGAATGTGCCTTCGCTAATTACGGTGCTGAAGGCGGCAATTGAAAATATCGACGTCCGCTTAGATTACGTAGCCAGAACGTTGGGGTGCAGCGCCCTCGAGGCCTTTTTAAGGGTCGACCTGCCGCTCATGCGCAAAAACATAGTTGCCGGACTGGTTCTGACCTGGGGTAAGGCTTTGGGTGAGTTTGGAGCGGTGCTTATGGTGGCCGGGGCTACAAAATTTCGAACTGAAACACTTCCCACATCAATCTATCTCAATATGGCTACTGGGGATATGAGTGCTGTTATGGCGTCTACCAGTATACTGATTCTGATTGGTATTGCGGCTTTGGTAGCATTTGAGCTTCTAGCAATAGAAAATTGGGAGAGGACTCGGGTGCTATGAGAAAATGATGCGGATGAATGCAGGTTATCTTAGACTGTGTGGTATCAGCAGGAAGATAGGAAATTTTGAACTCCGCAATATTTCGTTAGGCGTAGAAAGAGGAGAGTATTTTGTTATTCTCGGACCTTCAGGAGCAGGGAAGACGCTGCTTTTGGAAACCATTGCCGGCTTGCAGCGGGTAGATGAGGGTGAAACATGGATTGGAGAAATCAACATAACCCATTGGCCGCCGGAAAAAAGGCAGTTTGGTTTTGTGTATCAAGATTGTGCCCTGTTTCCACACCTGAATGTAAAGGACAACATTGCGTTTGGCTTAAAAGTTAGAAGGTTGTACTCCCGCATTGTACAGAAAGAACTGGATGATATAGTGGATTTATTGGGCATTTCTCATCTACTT includes the following:
- a CDS encoding DUF364 domain-containing protein, with amino-acid sequence MWKIYDDLINAIPEDLTVKECLVGLHWTLVRSERGVGAAMTLKGGRAESELTGIVGMPLKKLASHVKSWNMVQASVGQAAINSAFNVYDNLAAITGLDARKLGSNDDNNAFRQFLPELKGKKVAVIGHFPHIDFLNDVCHLSILERKPQGSDYPDPACEYILPYQDFVFITGTAFTNKTMPRLLELSKNAKVVVVGPSVPITPILFKYGVDAIAGMIVRDEAVFWKCAQEGGKMNIFKQGGQMVCIRS
- a CDS encoding FecCD family ABC transporter permease; translation: MHTQLVHRSAVCPRRLKASAKLILALLLVTVFVFSIVVGRYPITIPELLSTVYSYFFGSSMGHSENLETVIFNVRLPRVITAMVVGAALSIAGASYQGMFKNPLVSPDILGASAGAGFGAALAILFSLSVFMIQLSAFVWGALAVMLVYLINTKLINTKLNYEPTLGLVLSGILISSLFSSGTAAIKYIADANDKLPEITFWLMGSLSAVDKRDLLNIIFPMVAGFLLLFLVRWRINILAFGEEEARALGINTQRLRMIIILGSTLITAASVSVSGMIGWVGLVIPHLARAVAGPNYETLIPVTFIIGASYLLLVDDLARCLGAVEVPLGILTSLLGVPVFLIVLRKNIAGWR
- a CDS encoding ABC transporter ATP-binding protein → MLEVRNINYRYGRNEVLHNVSFKVEQGEFVCVLGPNGSGKTTLLKNILGLLTPDTGTVLIEGEDVRKMPPSKLAKIIGYIPQAHTPPFPFRVFDVVLMGRAPYLTSLSVPSDEDERIAYESLEELNITRLKDKPYTEISGGERQLVLIARALAQKPKILVMDEPAASLDFGNQSLFLEYMRTICDKGMSILMVTHDPHHALFCADKVVMLKNGRIVKMGPPQTTIEGDTMREIYRTDVRVARIKLSEKRTITVCVPVPSLLKTC
- a CDS encoding ABC transporter substrate-binding protein, encoding MIRLNRIKNFMVTALVFVLLCSLVTGCGSREISEKNTGSVETSQQRSGERVITDHAGRTVKIPAEVDKVYFTSPIAQIMVYTLAPEKMAGWTMQLTDKMKKYIPPQYQELPYLGGQQMSAKLNIEEILRVKPDVIFSVGPDPISDTTKSEADKLQQQLNIPVVVVDGDINSTEKAYAFLGQILGVEDRAKKLIDYCNRTMKDVVEKTKSIPKEKRVRVYYAEGPEGLATEPKGSSHAILLDIVNAENVAEVQQKGGSGMSNVSLEQVLKWNPDVILTWSTDRGGACNKILTSPDWKNIKAVKNGKVYEIPNYPFNWFDRPPSVNRFLGLKWLAAILYPDVYQVNLVKEVKEFYKLFYHVDLTDDDVKELLKDAGF
- the moaA gene encoding GTP 3',8-cyclase MoaA, which gives rise to MEDLYGRRIDYLRVSVTDRCNLRCIYCMPPEGVKPKEHNDIIRFEEILVAAEVALELGINRFRLTGGEPLVRKGIIPFIGALSMLPGIEDVSLTTNGILLSQMAGQLKEAGIRRINISLDTMNQKTYRELTRGGDLRAVWEGIEKALEIGFDPVKINIVALRGINDEEWVDFARLTMDKPLHIRFIELMPIGAGWQMARENYASCRQVRGVIERELGELTPVIDVEGNGPAEYQRLPGAVGTIGFIHAVSEHFCGSCNRLRLTADGKLRPCLFDRREIDLKGAIRRGAGGEELQRLFRKAVQLKAANYQMAARAGKGGRSMVQIGG
- a CDS encoding Rossmann-like domain-containing protein codes for the protein MSFLNEIKQRFVEHLRNEGVSLNEVAEVISSRPLTPEEAIGRPERDDFPLLKGKEFMIEARFRGCSGQAFTDMPRSFTATLGEILSLSTDRNDHRAILIASLNAVMRYLNRIEKTIHCRDEEPRLCAERLVEYVWTRFGNPRIAFIGLQPAMVSALAKHFRLRVTDLDPENVGQVKGGVKIEDVSATREVLEWSDVVLATGTTAVNDTLSSIVGSEKPVVFYGVTISSIAYLAGLERFCPFGH
- the modA gene encoding molybdate ABC transporter substrate-binding protein, which codes for MRTANLIRKTGFLFTVILVGVLFVSGCSGKTAAEMKPREPKSLLVYCSAGLKDPVEEICQAFKSHYEGLDINYSIAGSAQLNSQILLTQKGDVYAVSDEEELKPLQDKGLVAWERSLVYHTPVLAVPKGNPGGINKLSDLTRQGVRVALGDAGAVPIGKIADKMLEENGILEAVNKNVVVRTATVNELLVYLSSRQVDAAIVWEENCRSAKGTVEVIKIPELEEYVKITKAVVLSCSQENELARELAEFMGSPQAMEIWEKYGYRPVAS
- a CDS encoding ABC transporter permease encodes the protein MRDQLTKFFNFVITGALLCLIVVSVGAVLIRGLPQLIDHTRNSELLFALKLSLLTSVVSTFMCLLVAIPVAYTLTRYRFPGQGVIASIIRIPLTMPPIVSGVCLLLFLGTTVFGEALSRIGINFIFTVPGIIMAQFFVNVPSLITVLKAAIENIDVRLDYVARTLGCSALEAFLRVDLPLMRKNIVAGLVLTWGKALGEFGAVLMVAGATKFRTETLPTSIYLNMATGDMSAVMASTSILILIGIAALVAFELLAIENWERTRVL